In Granulicella mallensis MP5ACTX8, the sequence CGTGCTTGCCTTCGTCCTGTTCACCGTTGACGCAGTTACGCTGGGTCTGCGAGCGCAGGCGCCTGCTCCCTCCTTCGAGATCCTGACCCATCGCATGGATGTCGACGTGGACGGCGCTCCGACAGCCTATGGCCCACCCAGCAAGCCGACGCTCGATTACCTTCGCAATGCGCACCTTCGCGGTATCCCCGGAGCGGAGATCGTCGGCTACCTTACCGACGACGACAATCCAAACATCCCCGTGGTGCAGGGCCCGCACGATCCGGCCCCGGGCTACTACATCTCGCAGACCGCCTATACCGATCCCGCGCTCACCAATGCGCGCGATCTCCGCCGTTACGTGGACGCGACACGGATCAACTACGTTGTGCTGGGACGGGAAGCTACGCGTAAGGGCGCCCGGCTCGGCGACTTCGTTGCAGTACACTCGCAACGCACCGGGCACAGCGTCTACGGCATCGTCGGCGATGATGGCAATCCCAGCGGCAATGAGGGTTCGCTGCATCTCTTGCAGGCCCTGGGCTATCCCTTTCACGATGGCAAGCAGGATGCCGTGGAGCGCAGAGAGATTGTCATTCGCTTTTTTCCACACTCCAATCCACAGCATCGGTTCTTTCACACCCAGGCTGCGCTGGATGATGCGGCCCGGAAGCTTGGCCTGAGCTGTGACTTCCCCGGGAGTCCCGCAGCCTCCAGCTCGCATCCAAAGAATCGTTAGCGCTGCATCCTCCTCAGGGGCAGTTCGATCTTCGGAAGAACACGGCTTCGGCCATGTCAGCCGATCGTTTACGACGCATAAGCACCGTAAGCACAGACGAAAACGTTGGGGTATCCTGATTCGGCATGGCGAAGGCCATGCTCTTCCGGGGCATGCCCTCCGGCCTTCAACCTCCCACCACACTGGAGTTCAAATGGAATACCGCTCTCTTGGCCGCTCCGGCCTCAAAGTCCCCGAGCTCTGCTTCGGCACCGGCACGTTCGGCGCCGGCAACGAATTTTTCAAAGCCTGGGGCGATACCTCGCAGGATGACGCCCGCAAGCTGATCGACATCTGCATGGAAGCCGGGGTCAACTTCTTCGATACCGCCGACATCTACTCCGACGGCGCCAGCGAGACGATGCTCGGCAAAGCGATCTCGCACCTCAAGCGCGAAGATGTGCTGCTCTCGACCAAGGCGACCTTCCGCTTCGGCAAGGGACCAAACGATGTGGGCAGCTCGCGTTATCACCTGACGCAGGCGCTTGAAAACTCTCTGAAGCGGCTCAATACCGACTACATCGACGTCTATCACCTGCACGCGTTCGACGCGACCACGCCGGTCGAAGAGACGCTGAATACGCTCGACACGATGGTGCGCGAGGGCAAGGTTCGCTACATCGCCTGCTCGAACTTCTCGGGCTGGCACCTGATGAAGTCGCTCTCCGTCAGCGAGCGCTATGGCTGGGCAAAGTATGTGGGCCACCAGGTCTACTACTCGCTGATCGGCCGCGACTATGAGTGGGAGCTGATGCCGCTCGCCGTGGACCAGGGCGTGGGCGCTCTGGTATGGTCGCCGCTCGGCTGGGGACGGCTCACCGGCAAGATTCGCCGTGGCCAGCCTCTGCCGGAGACCTCGCGCCTGCACAAGGCCGCGGACGGTGGGCCGGTGATGTCCGACGAATACCTCTACAAGGTCGTCGATGCTCTCGACGAAGTCGCCAAGGAGACCGGCAAGACGGTTCCGCAGATCGCGCTGAACTGGCTGCTGCGCCGCCCCACGGTTTCGACGCTGGTCATCGGCGCGCGCGATGAGAAGCAGCTTCGCGCAAACCTCGACAGCACAGGCTGGAAGCTGACGCCCGAACAGGTGGCCAAGCTCGATGCCGCCAGCGCGGTCAACCCGGCGTATCCGTACTGGCACCAGGTGCAGTTCGATGAACGTAACCCGTTCCCGACGCCGCAGACGTTTGGGAAGTAACGGCGCACACAAACAAGAAAAGGACGGCGCTGATGCGCCGTCCTTTTCTTATTCCTTCTTCGACCCCGCAAGACTGCAGCAGATCAATGTTCTTTGAATCATCTCGAAGTACTATTTTTCGACTTACACCAGAAGCGTCATTCTGAGCGGAGCAGCTCGCGTACTTTGCGAGCTGCGAAGTCGAAGAACCCCGAGAGCTTCTACATCGCCTCGACTTTCCGGAAATTTTCCACCCCTAACGCTCGTGCTTCTAACCTCTTCGGTTGGAACGGTCCTAGCAGCAGGAGCAAAACAAACTCTTCGGGGTCCTTCGACTTCGCGTCTCGCAAAAAGCGCGAGACGCTTCGCTCAGGATGACGTTTTTGGGGAGGGAAAGCGAAAAGCATAGGCGTTATAGCTATAGGCGCATCGAACAGGTCTATTGAAGCGTCAGTGCTAACCTAAATGCGTTTCTCTCAATGACCGAATCCTCCTCGCCAATTCGCATCGGCACCGCTGCCTGGACGCTCCCCAAACAACACGCGTCTCTGTTTCCGGAAGAAGGCTCTCACCTCATCCGCTATGCCCAACGCCTGAACTGCGTCGAGATCAACTCCAGCTTCCATCGGCCTCACAGACTCAAGACATGGGAGCGCTGGGCCGCGACCACGCCGGACGACTTTCGCTTCGCCGTCAAGGTTCCCAAGACCATCACGCATACTGCAAAGCTCATTAATACCGGAGCGCTGTTGCAGGAGTTTCTGGATCAGGTCCGCGGCCTTGGCGACAAGCTGGGTCCGCTTCTCGTGCAGCTTCCGCCCAAGCTGGCCTTCGATGAAGGCATCGCACATGAGTTCTTCACTACGCTCCGCGAACTCCATACCGGCGCGACCGTCTTCGAACCACGGCATGCAAGCTGGTTCGCTCCTGCCGTCGATCGTTTGCTCCGGGACTTCGAGATTGCGCGCGTTGCCGCCGATCCGCCCAAGGGCTCCACGCTCGCCGCGAAACCAGGCGGCTGGCAGGGGCTTCGCTACTATCGGCTGCACGGAGCGCCGCGCACGTACTACTCCGACTACAGTGAGGAATTTCTTCGGCAGCTTGCGAAGGATCTGCGCACGAGCAAGGTCGAGACATGGATCATCTTCGACAACACGGCCCTAGGTTATGCCACAGCGAATGCTTTGTTCTTGAATGAGCTTCTCGCGAATGAAACGGCATCCTGAGACGCTATTTGTTCCTAGTGTCCTGCACTCGACGACGCGTTCTTTGGTGGCCGAGGAATCAGGAACAGCAATGGAAGCATGCAAGCGCAAAAGACCGCGAGGTCACGAATGATATCCACGTAGGCCAGGTTCGCCGACTGCCGGTGAAGTTGGTTGTAGATGTAGGCCTGCGCCTGGTGCATCGCTCCGAGGGAAGGGCCGCCATCCGCCGGGCCTGTGCCGTTGCCTATCTTGAACGATCCAGCCATCGACTTTACCTGAGAATTGAATCCCTGATTGGCCGTCGTCAGATTTCGCACCATCATGCTCTCGTGCGCAGCCGTGCGGCGCGTCAGCATGGTCGCCATAAACGCCGTGCCGCACGAGCCACCGATATTGCGCGCAAGATTCGTCAGGCCCGAGACATCGTTGCTCTCGCTCTGCTTCACCCCAATGTACGCGATGGTGTTGATTGGAATGAACAGGAACGCGAGGCCCGACGCCTGGAACATACGCATGATGACGAGTTGGCCGTAGCTCAACTGCAGGTTCAGGTTCGTCATGTAGAGCAGCGATAGCGTCAGCATGAGAAAGCCATACGCAATCAGCTTGCGGGGATCGATCTTGCCCGACAGATAACCCACCACGGGCATCATCGCCATCATCATGAAGCCGGCAGGAGACAGTACTTTTCCTGCAAGCTCCGCTGTATATCCCATCAGCGTCTGCACGAACTGCGGAATCAGAATCGTCGTGCCATAGAGAGAGAAGCCGAGCACGAACATCAGTACAAAGCTGACGGCAAACTGCCGCCGCGTAAAGAGCGTGAGATTCAGGATCGGTCGATGACCGTCGCGCAGTTGTTTGAGCTCCCACCAGATCATCACGATGAACGCGATCACCATCGTCACGCAGAAAAACATGATGAGGTGTGAAGAGAACCAGTCGTCTTCCTGCCCCTTGTCGAGGACGAACTCCAACGATCCAAAGGTAAGACCCAGCAAGCCGAAGCCCAGGAGATCGAGTCTGATCCCGCCCTTTTGCGACTCCTTGACCTGCTTCTCGACCCAAGGTGGATCTTCAACGATGCGCGAGGTCAGATAAAGCGAAAGCAGGCAGATCGGCACATTGAGATAGAAGATCCAGCGCCAGTCGAAGTTATCGGTGATGTAGCCGCCGAGCGTCGGCCCAATGGCTGGGGCGACGACGACCGCCAAACCGTACATCGCAAAGGCCTGCCCGCGTTTTTCCGGCGGAAAGGTATCGGCAAGAATCGCCTGTTCGCTGGGTGCGAGACCGCCACCGCCAATGCCCTGCAGAACACGGAAAAAGACCAGCAATGGAAGCGTCGGAGCCAGCCCGCACATGGCGGACGAGATGCCGAACAGCGCGACGCAGATCATATAGAACTTCTTGCGGCCGATGAAGGTCGTCATGTACGCGCCCGCCGGCAAAATCACAGCGTTTGCAACAAGATAGGCCGTCAGAACCCAGGTGGCTTCATCCTGCGTGGCACCCAGGCCGCCCGCAATGTGCGGCAGCGCAACGTTGGCGATCGAGCTGTCCAGCACCTCCATAAACGTCGCGAGCGTTACGGTCATCGCGACAATCCACGGATTGATTCTCGGCCGCCACGGCACTGCCGGAGCGGAGGAGGTTTGACCTGCTGGAAGTTCGATTGCGGTTGCGGCTGCCATGAGTTGTTACTTCAGATTCCATGAAACGGCCAGCGATTCACGAATTTGCCGTAATTTCTACCTTTACGATCCGCTCCCTCGGGTGAGGGATCTTTACCGTGGCCATTCCGGCAGCCACTGCCGCCTGAATTCCCAGGTCCGCATCCTCGAAGACCAGGCAGTCTTCGGGTGCTACGCCCAGCCTCTTTGCAGCGATCAAGAAGGGTTCAGGATCGGGCTTGCCGCGCTGGTAGTCCCCGGCACAGACCAGGGTCTCGAACTTGTCCAGAATCTTCAGCGTCGTCAGCGATGCCGTGACCGCCTCTCGTGTGCCGCCGGAGACAACAGCAAAGGGAATCTTCCCGTAGCTGGCTTCAACGTGTTCCAGCACCTCCGGGACGGCCGTCAGGTCGGGAAGAATCTCGAAGTAGATCTCCTCTGTGCGCTTCATGACGGCAGCAATCGGCATGGTCAGCCCCTGCTGCTCATTCAGAGTGGCGATGATCTCGGCCATCGGCATGCCGCCCCAGGCGTAGAACAGGTCTTCGTGGAACACGCCACCCCACTCCGCGAGCGCCCGGTTCCAGGCAATGAAGTGCAGCGGCATGGAGTCGGCGATGGTGCCGTCGCAGTCGAACAGGTACGCCTTGAAGGGGCCATCAGGTAGCTTGAGTTTCATACCTACCAGTTTAGGGGATGACCCATGCGATCGACGGGCGGTGCCTCATCCTGCTGCAACGTGCTAGCCTTTTCCATTGGGCAACAACCGCTCGAAAGGAGCACGATGAACGCCAACCTCGAGCATCTCGTCGTACTCCAGGCGCAGGACCTGGAACTGAAACGCCTCCGCGAAGAGCTCGCCGAAGCACCCCGCCGCGTAGCCGCCGCAGAAGCCGCGCGTAGCAAAGCCGAGGCCTTGCTCGCCGCCGCCAAACAGGCGCTTACCAAAGAAGAAGTGCTGCGCCGCTCGCAGGAGTCGGACGTAACCGACCGCCGTGGCAAGATCGCGCGCTTGCGCAAGCAGATGGACTCCGCCACCAGCGCCGCGCAGATCACCGCGCTGGAACACGAGATTAAGTTCTCCGAAGAATCGATCTCCAAGCTTGAAGACGAAGAACTCGCCTCGATGGAACGCACCGAGCGCTTCGATGCCGAGAAAGAGACCGCCACCAAAGCCGTCGAAAAAACCACTGCCGCGCTTGAAGCCGAACGTGCTCGCGCCGCAGAGGTCACGCAGAGCAACAACGCAGCCGTCCAGGGAATCGAGGGCGAACGCCAGACCCTGCGCGCGCAGATCAAGGAATCCGACGCGGGAGAGGCGGCGCTCTCCACCTACGACCGCATCTCGAAGGCCAAGGGCACGGGAGTGTCCGAGGCGATCGACCACAAGTGCTCGGCCTGCCAGATGATGGTGCGTCCGCAGCGCTGGAACGACCTCACGGGCCGCGAGCACGACCACGAGATCTTTACCTGCGAGACCTGCGGTCGCATGCTCTTCTGGGATCCTCGGCGCGACGCTCCGGGAAGCTGGGCAGCGGGTGAACGGCTGGCCTCGGCCAAGGCTGTCGCCAAGTCGCTGGAGTCGCGCGCATGACCTCGCCGCAATCCCAGGGTTCGGAGCGCAAGATCATCTGCGTCGACATGGATGAGGTCATCGCCGACGCGCTGGGTGAACACCTGCTGCGCTACAACCGCGACTTCAACGAGAGGCTCACGCCCGCCGACCTGCACGGCTCCTGGCTCTGGGACTACGTGCCTGCCGAACGCCTCAAGGCACTCGATCAATACATGCGGACGGACGACTTCTTTGGCGTGCTCGACGTGATGCCGCACGCCCAACGGGTTCTCGAACGCCTGCAGAAACGCTACGACATCTACATCGCCACGGCAGCGATGGAGGTGCCGACGAGCTTCAACGCGAAGTTCCGCTGGCTGGCCCAGCACTTCCCCTTCATCCCGACATCGCACATCGTCTTCTGCGGCAACAAGAGCATCCTCCGCGCCGACTACCTGATCGACGACAACCCCAGGCAATTGCGGCTCTTCCACGGCGAGGGCATTTTGTTCAGTTCCCCCGCGAATGCCTTCGTCACCGGCTTCCGCCGCGTCAATAACTGGCTGGATGTGGAGAAGATGTTTCTGGGGTAACGCTGACCTTTCGTCTCAGGTCTACACAGATATCTAAAACTCTCCATTTAGTGGAAGCGATGCTAGCCTCAATGTGATGGTTCTGAATCGCCGATGCCCCGTCCTTGTGCTTCCGCTGCTGGCCCTTGCTGGGCTGGGGATGGTGGGGTGTGCCAATCCTGGGCCTCCGCGACCGCCTTCGTTGAAGTTGCCGGCGTTTGTGAAGGATCTTGCCGCTACTCGGCGGGGAGACGTCGTTGAGTTGCGGTTTACAGTGCCGCAGCGGACTACCGATGGCCTTCCTCTGCGCCTTACGACCGTCACGGCAAAGTTCTGCCGGGCTGTCGATACGGGTTCCTGTGTTCCTGTCGCTGAGTTGCCGGAGCAGAACTTTGCGGTGACGGCCAAGAGGCAGCCCGGTCAGACGAACGGGACTCAAGCGGGCGTGAATCAACCGGCGAAAGAGCAGGCGGACCAGCCGAACATAGCCGTGGCGCACGATACGCTGCCTGCTACGCTGACCGCAGGAGCGGCGCGGGTGCTGACCTATCGCGTTGAGCTCTATAACGATACCAACCATACCGGCGGCTTCTCGGAGCCAGCCTATGCCGCCGGGGGAGCTACACCTTCGCCCGTCGAAGAGCTGCATGCCCAGGGGTCTCGGCTGGGAGTTGTGTTGAGCTGGAAGCCCTCGGCCAGGCCTGCGACGGATGACGGTATCGTGGTGCTGCGTCGCGAGGATCTTGCACCAAAGCCGAAGGCGCCCGTCGCCCACAAGGCAAAGGTCGCGGCTCCTGCAGCCAGTTCCTCGGAGAAGAAGCCGGTGACGACGCACGGCAGTTCGACGGAGCCCAAGCCGGCGAAGACCAAGAGCGACGCCGAGTCCGATATTGTGTGGCTTACCACCGCTCCGCAGCCCGATCCGCTTGCGGGAGATTCTGAGGCGTCCGCTCCTGCGCAGCCGGTTCGCGACGGCATCACGCTGGACGATACCGCGATCGCGGACGAGCCCTATCGCTATACCGCCGAGCGGCGGCGGTCGGTCCAGGTCGGCGGGCGCACGATGGAGATGCAGAGCGAGGTCTCCGCTCCGGTTGAGTTCACCCTACAGGATGTCTATCCGCCGCCCGCGCCTACCGATCTCAATGCGGCGAGCTTTGCTAATCCGCAGTTGACGGTTGATCTGATCTGGCAGCCGGTCGATACGCCTCATCTTGCCGGGTATAACGTCTATCGCGAGACGCTCGATAGAAATGGTTCGGCTACGGGTGCGAAGACGCGCCTGAACCAGGTGCCGGTTCCTGCGCCTGGCTTCCATGACGTTACGGCGGTGGCTGGTCAGCGTTATCGCTACAGCGTTACGGCTGTGGATGCGAAGGGGAATGAGAGTGAGCCGGCGGTGACGGTGCTTGGGCCTGAGGGGCAGTAGGCCTGGCGCTGCTTGCCTGTGCCCCAAGCCAAATAGTGCCTGACGAATCGGAGATCCCGGTTTTAGAGTGAAATCAAGCTCGCTGCATGCATTGATTTTTGTTTTACGTCTCCCACCAAATCGTCATCCTGAGCGTAGCGTCCCGGCCTTTGGGGACGCGCAGCCGAAGGACCCCGAGGGTGGCAGTCTTGCCCAAAACTTGTGCAGCGTTTCTACCTCGAACGTTCGTGCCTGAACTTTCGCGCTGGAAAAGGTCCTGACCTCCTGGGTGAGATCAAGTCCTTCGGGGTCCTTCGACTGCGCACCTCGCAAAAACGCGAGATGCTCCGCTCAGGATGACGGATCTTGGGGGAAATGACGGATCTTGGGGGAAAATTTGTGGGAGGGAGATGCGAAGAGAGCCCCGGCTGAAAAAAACCGCGCCTATCCGGTTCGTGCCTTGCCTGATGGACCGTGGCAGGTGAGAAGCAGATTCCCTGCGGGAATGACAACAAGAAAGGCAAGAACAACTGCAAAGGCGCAAATTGCCAAGAATTGATTAGTTAAATGGGATAAGCCGCCACTCGCGCTTCCATCAAATGGGGCCCGTGAGTTGCATGACAACTCAAATATGCGCGAGCAGCGGCTCCACTTTATAAGACGCGGGCAACCGGCGAAAAGGTTGGTCGACCTTGTCTTTTGGCCGAAATCTTTGAATCTGGAACTTCCCACAGGGGCTGCGCGTCCAATCGCGCATGAGCGCTTCTGCAAATACCCCAATAAGTTACCGCAATCTTGGCTCTACAGGCACCCGTATTACGCCGCTGTGCCTCGGCATGATGACCTACGGCTCCAAAAAGTGGCGCGAGTGGGTCCTAGAAGAAGACGAAGCCCGTCCCCTGGTGCGCCGCGCCGTTGAGGC encodes:
- a CDS encoding HAD family hydrolase gives rise to the protein MKLKLPDGPFKAYLFDCDGTIADSMPLHFIAWNRALAEWGGVFHEDLFYAWGGMPMAEIIATLNEQQGLTMPIAAVMKRTEEIYFEILPDLTAVPEVLEHVEASYGKIPFAVVSGGTREAVTASLTTLKILDKFETLVCAGDYQRGKPDPEPFLIAAKRLGVAPEDCLVFEDADLGIQAAVAAGMATVKIPHPRERIVKVEITANS
- a CDS encoding fibronectin type III domain-containing protein, which codes for MVLNRRCPVLVLPLLALAGLGMVGCANPGPPRPPSLKLPAFVKDLAATRRGDVVELRFTVPQRTTDGLPLRLTTVTAKFCRAVDTGSCVPVAELPEQNFAVTAKRQPGQTNGTQAGVNQPAKEQADQPNIAVAHDTLPATLTAGAARVLTYRVELYNDTNHTGGFSEPAYAAGGATPSPVEELHAQGSRLGVVLSWKPSARPATDDGIVVLRREDLAPKPKAPVAHKAKVAAPAASSSEKKPVTTHGSSTEPKPAKTKSDAESDIVWLTTAPQPDPLAGDSEASAPAQPVRDGITLDDTAIADEPYRYTAERRRSVQVGGRTMEMQSEVSAPVEFTLQDVYPPPAPTDLNAASFANPQLTVDLIWQPVDTPHLAGYNVYRETLDRNGSATGAKTRLNQVPVPAPGFHDVTAVAGQRYRYSVTAVDAKGNESEPAVTVLGPEGQ
- a CDS encoding DUF72 domain-containing protein — protein: MTESSSPIRIGTAAWTLPKQHASLFPEEGSHLIRYAQRLNCVEINSSFHRPHRLKTWERWAATTPDDFRFAVKVPKTITHTAKLINTGALLQEFLDQVRGLGDKLGPLLVQLPPKLAFDEGIAHEFFTTLRELHTGATVFEPRHASWFAPAVDRLLRDFEIARVAADPPKGSTLAAKPGGWQGLRYYRLHGAPRTYYSDYSEEFLRQLAKDLRTSKVETWIIFDNTALGYATANALFLNELLANETAS
- a CDS encoding DHA2 family efflux MFS transporter permease subunit yields the protein MAAATAIELPAGQTSSAPAVPWRPRINPWIVAMTVTLATFMEVLDSSIANVALPHIAGGLGATQDEATWVLTAYLVANAVILPAGAYMTTFIGRKKFYMICVALFGISSAMCGLAPTLPLLVFFRVLQGIGGGGLAPSEQAILADTFPPEKRGQAFAMYGLAVVVAPAIGPTLGGYITDNFDWRWIFYLNVPICLLSLYLTSRIVEDPPWVEKQVKESQKGGIRLDLLGFGLLGLTFGSLEFVLDKGQEDDWFSSHLIMFFCVTMVIAFIVMIWWELKQLRDGHRPILNLTLFTRRQFAVSFVLMFVLGFSLYGTTILIPQFVQTLMGYTAELAGKVLSPAGFMMMAMMPVVGYLSGKIDPRKLIAYGFLMLTLSLLYMTNLNLQLSYGQLVIMRMFQASGLAFLFIPINTIAYIGVKQSESNDVSGLTNLARNIGGSCGTAFMATMLTRRTAAHESMMVRNLTTANQGFNSQVKSMAGSFKIGNGTGPADGGPSLGAMHQAQAYIYNQLHRQSANLAYVDIIRDLAVFCACMLPLLFLIPRPPKNASSSAGH
- a CDS encoding zinc ribbon domain-containing protein, coding for MNANLEHLVVLQAQDLELKRLREELAEAPRRVAAAEAARSKAEALLAAAKQALTKEEVLRRSQESDVTDRRGKIARLRKQMDSATSAAQITALEHEIKFSEESISKLEDEELASMERTERFDAEKETATKAVEKTTAALEAERARAAEVTQSNNAAVQGIEGERQTLRAQIKESDAGEAALSTYDRISKAKGTGVSEAIDHKCSACQMMVRPQRWNDLTGREHDHEIFTCETCGRMLFWDPRRDAPGSWAAGERLASAKAVAKSLESRA
- a CDS encoding 5' nucleotidase, NT5C type, with translation MTSPQSQGSERKIICVDMDEVIADALGEHLLRYNRDFNERLTPADLHGSWLWDYVPAERLKALDQYMRTDDFFGVLDVMPHAQRVLERLQKRYDIYIATAAMEVPTSFNAKFRWLAQHFPFIPTSHIVFCGNKSILRADYLIDDNPRQLRLFHGEGILFSSPANAFVTGFRRVNNWLDVEKMFLG
- a CDS encoding aldo/keto reductase, producing MEYRSLGRSGLKVPELCFGTGTFGAGNEFFKAWGDTSQDDARKLIDICMEAGVNFFDTADIYSDGASETMLGKAISHLKREDVLLSTKATFRFGKGPNDVGSSRYHLTQALENSLKRLNTDYIDVYHLHAFDATTPVEETLNTLDTMVREGKVRYIACSNFSGWHLMKSLSVSERYGWAKYVGHQVYYSLIGRDYEWELMPLAVDQGVGALVWSPLGWGRLTGKIRRGQPLPETSRLHKAADGGPVMSDEYLYKVVDALDEVAKETGKTVPQIALNWLLRRPTVSTLVIGARDEKQLRANLDSTGWKLTPEQVAKLDAASAVNPAYPYWHQVQFDERNPFPTPQTFGK